The following nucleotide sequence is from Streptomyces pactum.
GTTCGTCACCGGACTGGACCGCCGGGTCTGGGCCGGGCTGTCGCTGACCATGCCGCTCAAGCGGGCGGTCATCCCGCTGCTGGACGAGATCAGCGAGCCGGCGGCCGCGGTGGAGGCGGTCAACACCGTGGTCTTCACCGGGGACGGCCGGGCGCTCGGGGACAACACCGACATCCCCGGGATGACGGCGGCGCTCGCCGAGCACGGGGTGGAGAAGGCCGAGTGGGCCGCGGTGCTCGGGGCCGGTGCCACCGCGTCGTCCGCGCTCGCCGCGCTGGCCCGGATCTGCCCCGGCGAGGTCGGCGTCTACGTCCGCAACCCCGAGCGGGCCGCCGAGATGCGCCGCTGGGCCGACCGGCTGGGCATGGTGGTGCGCATCGCGGACTGGGCCGACGCGGCCGAGGCGCTGGACGCCCCGCTGGTGGTCGCCACCACCCCGGCGGGCGCCACCGACGCGCTCGCGGGGGCCGTCCCGGAGCACCCGGGGGCGCTCTTCGACGTGCTCTACGACCCCTGGCCGACCCCGCTGGCCGCCGCCTGGTCGGCGCGGGGCGGCACCGTGGTGGGCGGACTGGACCTCCTGGTCCACCAGGCGGTGCTCCAGGTCGAGCAGATGACCGGCCGCGCGCCGGCCCCGCTGGAGGCGATGCGCGCCGCGGGCGAGGCGGCGCTCGCCGCCCGGCACGGCTGACGGACGGCGTCCGGGACGGGAGCGGCCGGGCGGGGGGGCGAACCCTCGCCCGGCCGCTCCCGTCCTGCCACCCGGGGCCCGCGCCCGGCCGTCCCTCCTGCCGGACGCCCGGTCCACGTGCTGAGACCCTGTCCTGACCGCCGCGAACGGCATGGGAGGATCGGAGGCGGCGGGCCAGGGCCGCGCACCCGGAGCGCCGCCTACCGCTGAGGGCGCGAGCAAGAGGAGCACCGTTGAGCAGGTTGCGCTGGCTGACCGCGGGGGAGTCGCACGGCCCCGCACTGGTGGCGACGCTGGAGGGGCTGCCGGCCGGGGTGCCGGTCAGCACCGGGATGGTGGCGGACGCCCTGGCCCGGCGGCGGCTCGGCTACGGCCGCGGTGCCCGGATGAAGTTCGAGCGGGACGAGGTCACCTTCCTCGGCGGTGTCCGGCACGGCCGTACCCTCGGCAGCCCGGTGGCCATCATGGTCGGCAACACCGAGTGGCCCAAGTGGGAGCAGGTCATGGCGGCCGACCCGGTCGATCCCGAGGTGCTGGCCGGGCTCGCCCGGAACGCGCCGCTGACCCGGCCCCGCCCCGGCCACGCGGACCTCGCCGGGATGCAGAAGTACGGCTTCGACGAGGCCCGCCCGGTCCTGGAGCGCGCCAGCGCCCGGGAGACCGCGGCCCGGGTCGCGCTCGGCGCGGTGGCCCGCTCGTACCTCAAGGAGACCGCCGGCATCGAGATCGTCTCGCACGTGGTGGAGCTGGCCGGTGCCAAGGCGCCCTACGGCCTGCACCCCGTCCCCGCCGACGTGGACCGGCTCGACGCCGACCCGGTGCGCTGCCTGGACGCCGACGCGAGCAAGGCGATGGTCGCCGAGATCGACCGGGCCCACAAGGACGGCGACACCCTGGGCGGTGTGGTCGAGGTGCTGGCGTACGGCGTGCCGGTGGGCCTGGGCTCGCACGTGCACTGGGACCGCCGGCTGGACGCCCGGCTGGCCGCGGCGCTCATGGGCATCCAGGCGATCAAGGGCGTGGAGGTCGGCGACGGCTTCGACCTGGCCCGGGTCCCCGGCTCCCAGGCGCACGACGAGATCGTCACCACCCCCGAGGGCATCCGGCGGACCTCCGGGCGCTCCGGCGGTACCGAAGGCGGCCTGACCACCGGCGAGCTGCTGCGGGTGCGGGCCGCGATGAAGCCCATCGCCACCGTGCCCCGGGCGCTGGCCACCGTCGACGTCACCACCGGCGAACCGGCCCAGGCCCACCACCAGCGCTCCGACGTGTGCGCGGTGCCGGCGGCCGGCATCGTCGCCGAGGCCATGGTGGCGCTGGTGCTCGCCGACGCGGTGGCCGAGAAGTTCGGCGGCGACAGCGTCACCGAGACGCGGCGCAACGTGCGCGGCTACCTCGACCACCTCGCCATCCGATGACCGGCCCGGCGGTCATCCTGGTCGGGCCGATGGGCGCGGGCAAGACCACCGTGGGGCGGCTGCTCGCCGAACGGCTGGACACCGGCTTCCGGGACACCGACGCCGACATCGTCGCGGCCACCGGCAAGGAGATCTCGGCGATCTTCATCGACGACGGCGAGCCGCACTTCCGCGAGCTGGAACGGCGGGCGGTGCGGGAGGCGGTCGCCGGGCACACCGGCGTACTGGCCCTCGGCGGCGGCGCGGTCATGGACGAGGGCACCCGCGCGCTGCTCGCCGGCCGGCCGGTGGTCTTCCTGGAGATGGGCGTCGCCGAGGCCGTCCGGCGGACCGGGCTGGACGCCCCGCGCCCGCTGCTGGCGGTCAACCCCCGGCAGGCCTGGCGCGAGCTGATGGAGCGGCGCCGCCCCTTCTACACCGAGGTGGCGCGGACCGTGGTCTCCACCGAGGGCCGTACCCCCGAGGAGGTCGCCGACGCGATCCTCGACGCACTCGAACTGAGGAAGGCATGACCAACACACCCATCCGTATCCAGGTCGGCGGCACCGCGGGCAGCGATCCCTACGAGGTGCTCGTCGGCCGGCAGCTCCTGGGCGAGCTGCCCGGTCTCATCGGTGCGGCGAAGAGGGTCGCGGTACTCCACCCGGAGGCGCTCGCGGAGACCGGTGAGGCGGTCCGGCAGGACCTCGCCGACCAGGGGTACGAGGCGATCGCGATCCAGCTGCCCAACGCAGAGGAGGCCAAGACCACCGAGGTCGCGGCGTACTGCTGGAAGGCGCTGGGCCAGACCGGCTTCACCCGCACCGACGTGATCGTCGGGGTCGGCGGCGGCGCCACCACCGACGTGGCCGGCTTCGTCGCCGCGTGCTGGCTGCGCGGGGTGCGCTGGGTCGCGGTGCCCACCACCGTGCTGGGCATGGTGGACGCGGCCGTCGGCGGCAAGACCGGGATCAACACCGCCGAGGGCAAGAACCTGGTGGGCGCCTTCCACCCGCCGGCCGGGGTGCTGTGCGACCTCGCCGCGCTGGAGTCGCTGCCGGTCAACGAGTACGTCAGCGGGCTCGCCGAGGTCATCAAGGCCGGCTTCATCGCCGACCCGGCGATCCTGGAGCTGATCGAGTCCGACCCGGCCGCCGCCCGCGACCCGCGCGGGCCGCACACCGCCGAGCTGATCGAGCGCTCCATCCGGGTGAAGGCCGAGGTGGTCTCCGCCGACCTCAAGGAGTCCGGGCCGCGGGAGATCCTCAACTACGGCCACACCCTGGCGCACGCCATCGAGAAGAACGAGCGCTACAAGTGGCGGCACGGCGCCGCGGTCTCCGTCGGCATGGTCTTCGCCGCCGAGCTGGGCCGGCTCGCCGGCCGGTTGGACGACGCCACCGCGGACCGGCACCGTGCGGTGCTGGAGTCGGTGGGCCTGCCGCTGACCTACCGCGGCGACCAGTGGCCGCGGCTGCTGGAGACGATGAAGGTGGACAAGAAGTCCCGCGGCGACCGGTTGCGCTTCATCGTGCTGGACGGCCTGGCCAGGCCCACCGTGCTGGAGGCGCCGGACCCGGCGATGCTGCTCGCCGCCTACGGCGAGGTGTCCGCGTGAGCGGCGCGCCGGCCGGTGCCCGGCAGCGGGTCCTGGTGCTCAACGGACCC
It contains:
- a CDS encoding shikimate dehydrogenase, with the translated sequence MTYTHRAAVLGSPIAHSLSPVLHRAAYADLGLAGWTYHRFDVDERALPEFVTGLDRRVWAGLSLTMPLKRAVIPLLDEISEPAAAVEAVNTVVFTGDGRALGDNTDIPGMTAALAEHGVEKAEWAAVLGAGATASSALAALARICPGEVGVYVRNPERAAEMRRWADRLGMVVRIADWADAAEALDAPLVVATTPAGATDALAGAVPEHPGALFDVLYDPWPTPLAAAWSARGGTVVGGLDLLVHQAVLQVEQMTGRAPAPLEAMRAAGEAALAARHG
- the aroC gene encoding chorismate synthase; translation: MSRLRWLTAGESHGPALVATLEGLPAGVPVSTGMVADALARRRLGYGRGARMKFERDEVTFLGGVRHGRTLGSPVAIMVGNTEWPKWEQVMAADPVDPEVLAGLARNAPLTRPRPGHADLAGMQKYGFDEARPVLERASARETAARVALGAVARSYLKETAGIEIVSHVVELAGAKAPYGLHPVPADVDRLDADPVRCLDADASKAMVAEIDRAHKDGDTLGGVVEVLAYGVPVGLGSHVHWDRRLDARLAAALMGIQAIKGVEVGDGFDLARVPGSQAHDEIVTTPEGIRRTSGRSGGTEGGLTTGELLRVRAAMKPIATVPRALATVDVTTGEPAQAHHQRSDVCAVPAAGIVAEAMVALVLADAVAEKFGGDSVTETRRNVRGYLDHLAIR
- a CDS encoding shikimate kinase, which produces MTGPAVILVGPMGAGKTTVGRLLAERLDTGFRDTDADIVAATGKEISAIFIDDGEPHFRELERRAVREAVAGHTGVLALGGGAVMDEGTRALLAGRPVVFLEMGVAEAVRRTGLDAPRPLLAVNPRQAWRELMERRRPFYTEVARTVVSTEGRTPEEVADAILDALELRKA
- the aroB gene encoding 3-dehydroquinate synthase, whose product is MTNTPIRIQVGGTAGSDPYEVLVGRQLLGELPGLIGAAKRVAVLHPEALAETGEAVRQDLADQGYEAIAIQLPNAEEAKTTEVAAYCWKALGQTGFTRTDVIVGVGGGATTDVAGFVAACWLRGVRWVAVPTTVLGMVDAAVGGKTGINTAEGKNLVGAFHPPAGVLCDLAALESLPVNEYVSGLAEVIKAGFIADPAILELIESDPAAARDPRGPHTAELIERSIRVKAEVVSADLKESGPREILNYGHTLAHAIEKNERYKWRHGAAVSVGMVFAAELGRLAGRLDDATADRHRAVLESVGLPLTYRGDQWPRLLETMKVDKKSRGDRLRFIVLDGLARPTVLEAPDPAMLLAAYGEVSA